The following proteins are co-located in the Pontiella desulfatans genome:
- a CDS encoding FRG domain-containing protein, with protein sequence MNKPATKEISVHSLAEFVKHVCDVESDWNGNDWKICWFRGCGTNHSLLPSQYRPGYKNDVHDEESTFLEFKQQARGFLDRELNDWEMYFLMQHYGVPTRLLDWTSNCLVALFFALLTNEKDGDPCVWMLNPFLFNHHNAPIQEPYIMVPPNSVNERYSEKGQRQSLHWINHLHPLRFNQKQDSNGKDRNIERPIAISPPLLDRRVVAQSSFFTLHGGLERSIDENCMDCDESSHVNFIRKFVLSVDREVMLRQLTCFGITRQRVYPDLDGLGRELRHRLMDI encoded by the coding sequence ATGAACAAACCTGCAACAAAAGAGATTTCAGTGCATTCATTGGCAGAGTTCGTGAAGCATGTATGCGATGTCGAATCAGACTGGAATGGCAATGATTGGAAAATCTGTTGGTTTCGGGGTTGTGGGACAAACCATAGCTTGTTGCCTAGCCAATATCGGCCGGGATACAAAAATGATGTTCATGATGAAGAATCAACTTTTCTGGAGTTTAAGCAACAGGCTAGGGGATTTCTGGATAGAGAGCTGAATGACTGGGAAATGTATTTTCTAATGCAGCATTATGGCGTTCCAACACGGTTGCTGGATTGGACAAGTAATTGCTTGGTTGCCCTCTTTTTCGCTCTCTTGACCAATGAAAAGGATGGTGATCCTTGTGTGTGGATGTTAAATCCATTTCTTTTCAATCATCATAATGCGCCTATCCAAGAACCTTATATTATGGTTCCACCAAATTCAGTGAATGAAAGGTATTCCGAGAAAGGGCAAAGGCAATCCCTACATTGGATAAACCATCTACATCCTTTGAGGTTTAATCAAAAACAAGATTCCAATGGAAAAGACAGAAATATAGAGCGTCCTATTGCGATCAGTCCACCTTTGTTGGATCGTCGAGTTGTTGCTCAAAGCTCGTTCTTTACACTGCATGGGGGCCTTGAAAGGTCTATAGATGAGAATTGTATGGATTGTGATGAGTCTTCACATGTTAATTTTATCCGCAAGTTTGTGCTTTCTGTCGATAGGGAAGTCATGCTCAGGCAGTTGACTTGCTTCGGAATCACTCGGCAACGCGTATATCCTGATTTGGATGGGCTGGGGCGCGAGCTAAGGCATCGGTTGATGGATATATAA
- a CDS encoding tetratricopeptide repeat protein: MERMMKSFVLVCSFAWSTFSVQAVGQFTTAMEHFEKKEYQKAELIFRQEATSDNVAAYYYLGKCCSESDRLEEAVKWYQKGAELKDPAAQNGLAWCYQNGLGVYVDLSEAIRLYRLSAEQDFPKAMSNLGYCYSNGIGVKEDHKIGFEWFSKAAEKHNPYAEYAIGFAYFYGLGVEENREKCA; the protein is encoded by the coding sequence ATGGAGCGAATGATGAAAAGCTTTGTTCTTGTTTGTTCTTTCGCTTGGAGCACTTTTTCGGTGCAGGCGGTCGGGCAATTTACTACTGCTATGGAGCATTTTGAAAAGAAAGAATATCAAAAGGCTGAACTTATATTTAGGCAGGAGGCAACAAGCGATAATGTTGCTGCATATTATTATCTAGGTAAATGTTGTTCCGAAAGTGATCGTCTAGAGGAAGCTGTGAAATGGTATCAAAAGGGGGCAGAACTCAAGGATCCTGCGGCTCAAAATGGATTGGCGTGGTGTTATCAGAATGGATTGGGGGTGTATGTTGACCTTTCTGAAGCAATTAGACTGTACCGTCTCTCTGCGGAGCAGGATTTCCCAAAGGCAATGTCTAACCTTGGTTATTGCTACTCGAATGGAATAGGAGTTAAGGAAGATCATAAAATTGGTTTCGAATGGTTTAGTAAAGCTGCGGAAAAACACAATCCATATGCAGAATATGCTATCGGTTTTGCATATTTTTATGGACTAGGTGTGGAGGAAAATCGGGAGAAATGCGCTTAA
- a CDS encoding IS3 family transposase (programmed frameshift) produces the protein MGRKRRTFTDKFKAKVAIEAIKGVKTLAELASEYQVHPNQISDWKKQLLSNAPDLFASGKKKQAQTEEELTAPLYEEIGRLKMDVKWLKKAMSLPLSTRRSWVEPGTDYSVRRQCRLAGVPRSGFYYDPAPETPENLLLMRLIDEQYLRHPEFGYPRMTDWLRDQDYDVNHKRVARLMQLMGIQAITPGPHTSKPAPRHKIYPYLLRNVDIERVNQVWSTDITYIPMRHGYMYLTAVIDWYSRYVLAWELSSTMESTFCVDALERALTQGNPEIFNTDQGSQFTSNAFTGVLLNENITISMDGRGRALDNVFIERLWWSVKYEKIYPACYADGHALHRGLDSYFKYYNHERKHSALDKRTPAEVFMEGAVRT, from the exons ATGGGAAGAAAACGAAGAACATTCACGGACAAGTTCAAGGCCAAGGTGGCGATTGAGGCCATCAAGGGCGTGAAGACATTGGCGGAGCTGGCATCGGAATATCAGGTCCATCCGAACCAGATTTCGGATTGGAAGAAGCAGTTGCTTTCGAATGCGCCGGATCTTTTTGCATCGGGGAAAAAGAAGCAGGCTCAAACGGAAGAAGAGCTTACGGCTCCACTTTACGAAGAGATCGGGCGTCTGAAGATGGACGTGAAGTGGCTC AAAAAAGCTATGAGCCTGCCGCTTTCAACGCGCCGCAGCTGGGTGGAGCCCGGCACCGATTATTCGGTTCGGCGGCAGTGTAGGCTCGCAGGCGTCCCCAGATCGGGCTTCTACTACGACCCCGCCCCGGAAACGCCGGAGAACCTGCTTCTGATGCGTTTGATCGACGAGCAGTATCTCCGGCATCCGGAGTTCGGCTATCCACGCATGACGGACTGGTTGCGTGATCAAGACTATGATGTCAATCACAAGCGGGTCGCCCGCCTCATGCAGCTGATGGGGATTCAGGCCATCACGCCCGGTCCGCACACGAGCAAGCCCGCCCCGAGGCACAAGATCTACCCTTATTTGCTGCGCAATGTGGACATCGAACGGGTGAACCAGGTTTGGAGTACGGACATCACCTACATCCCGATGCGGCATGGATACATGTACCTGACCGCCGTAATCGACTGGTACAGCCGCTATGTGCTCGCCTGGGAGCTCTCAAGCACCATGGAGAGCACGTTCTGCGTTGATGCGCTGGAGCGTGCGCTGACGCAGGGGAATCCGGAGATATTCAACACCGACCAAGGAAGCCAGTTCACCTCGAACGCCTTCACCGGTGTCCTGTTAAACGAGAACATCACCATCAGCATGGACGGGCGAGGCCGGGCGTTGGACAACGTATTCATCGAACGACTGTGGTGGTCGGTGAAGTATGAGAAAATCTATCCCGCATGCTATGCCGACGGGCATGCGTTGCATCGGGGCCTTGACAGCTATTTTAAATATTACAACCACGAGAGGAAGCACAGCGCTCTGGACAAACGCACCCCCGCCGAGGTATTCATGGAAGGAGCAGTCAGAACATGA
- a CDS encoding tetratricopeptide repeat-containing serine protease family protein produces MIASDAVAALRPRPSGPPLRGRAPLRDGIMEGRLVGRQNTEQGTAGSTLSSPIRGLRLGVGAKAFFWYEKAAAQNYAQGQYGLSDCYLYGYGVEQNLAEGARLLRLSAEQEFAEAEASLGHALYYGNFGFNKNPEEAVKWFLSAADKGNAEACDWLSTAYREGLGIEQNVQKSHEWLIKALELEPERPSLAYDLVMYRMLAGDYELSVPELTFKLHKHFAEVECKDYAQFHLAYCYLAGKGVTQNHPEAARWFQKAADQGIAAAQFNLGLMSSKGGGLVKNERDAVKWYRLAAEQGHVDAQLNLGVYYWDGKGVLEDYVEAYAWLALASMNGSSLAQNNKEILGQKLSFSQIAAGQQRAKELQALIERKKAIAESESDKPIESDIAPSGFGSGLFVKGGYVLTCWHVVEDAERISVSLEGKDHLASVVQKDAANDIAVLKVGDVSGGAALNLTDDAKLGEKVFTLGYPHPDLQGSDVKFTTGSISSLTGVGNSPLYFQISAPLQSGNSGSPLFDEKGNLVGIVAAKLDSLATLALTGDLPQNVNYAIKADYLEPLLKTVPGLEIEKEKTKDVNLLELIEELKQSVVMIKVY; encoded by the coding sequence ATGATCGCAAGTGATGCCGTCGCTGCGCTCCGCCCTCGGCCCTCCGGGCCGCCCCTTCGGGGACGGGCTCCGCTCCGCGACGGCATCATGGAAGGGCGGCTCGTTGGCCGCCAGAACACGGAACAGGGAACCGCAGGTTCCACCTTAAGTTCACCGATCCGTGGTTTAAGATTGGGGGTAGGCGCAAAAGCATTTTTTTGGTATGAAAAGGCTGCGGCACAAAATTATGCCCAAGGACAGTATGGGTTGAGTGACTGTTATCTTTACGGTTATGGAGTTGAACAAAATTTAGCCGAAGGAGCAAGATTGCTACGCCTTTCTGCTGAGCAGGAGTTTGCTGAGGCGGAGGCGTCACTTGGTCATGCACTTTATTACGGAAACTTCGGTTTTAATAAAAATCCTGAAGAGGCTGTAAAATGGTTTTTATCTGCCGCCGACAAAGGAAATGCGGAAGCTTGCGATTGGTTGAGTACGGCATATCGAGAAGGGCTAGGGATTGAGCAAAATGTTCAAAAATCGCATGAGTGGCTTATAAAAGCGTTGGAACTGGAACCTGAACGTCCATCTCTCGCATATGATTTAGTCATGTACAGGATGCTGGCGGGGGATTACGAGTTAAGTGTGCCGGAGTTAACGTTTAAGCTACATAAACATTTTGCTGAGGTTGAATGTAAAGATTATGCCCAATTTCACCTCGCTTATTGTTATTTGGCTGGCAAGGGAGTAACACAAAACCATCCCGAAGCAGCACGGTGGTTTCAGAAAGCGGCAGATCAAGGGATTGCGGCTGCTCAGTTTAATCTTGGGCTTATGTCTTCTAAAGGAGGGGGACTCGTTAAGAATGAGCGTGATGCGGTAAAGTGGTATCGGTTGGCGGCGGAGCAGGGACATGTGGATGCACAGCTTAACTTAGGAGTATATTATTGGGATGGCAAAGGTGTACTTGAAGACTATGTTGAAGCCTATGCTTGGCTTGCTCTAGCCTCGATGAATGGCAGTTCTTTGGCTCAGAATAATAAAGAAATCTTGGGTCAGAAATTAAGCTTCTCTCAGATTGCTGCCGGACAGCAACGTGCAAAAGAACTTCAGGCTCTCATTGAACGGAAAAAAGCGATTGCTGAATCAGAATCGGACAAGCCTATTGAATCCGACATTGCCCCATCCGGTTTTGGCAGTGGCTTATTTGTCAAAGGTGGATATGTCCTGACCTGCTGGCATGTGGTGGAAGATGCGGAGCGGATTTCGGTTTCGCTGGAAGGTAAAGACCATCTTGCCTCGGTTGTTCAAAAGGATGCGGCCAACGATATTGCGGTTTTGAAGGTGGGTGATGTTTCCGGTGGAGCTGCATTAAATCTTACCGACGATGCGAAGCTGGGGGAAAAGGTATTTACGCTCGGTTATCCTCATCCGGATCTCCAAGGTTCGGACGTTAAATTCACAACGGGTTCGATCAGCAGTCTGACGGGAGTAGGAAACAGTCCGCTCTATTTCCAAATCAGCGCACCGTTGCAGTCGGGAAATTCCGGCAGTCCGCTTTTTGATGAAAAGGGAAATTTGGTTGGCATTGTCGCCGCCAAGCTCGATTCGTTAGCAACCCTTGCCCTGACGGGTGACCTTCCGCAAAACGTGAACTATGCCATCAAGGCTGACTATCTCGAACCACTGCTGAAAACTGTTCCGGGATTGGAAATCGAAAAAGAGAAAACCAAGGATGTGAACCTGTTGGAACTTATCGAGGAACTGAAGCAATCGGTTGTGATGATCAAGGTGTATTAG
- the gcvPB gene encoding aminomethyl-transferring glycine dehydrogenase subunit GcvPB, with protein sequence MKLIYEKSSPGRPGVQMSSIKITANEEIPSNYLRSKPAELPEVSEAEVVRHFTALSRLNFSVDTHFYPLGSCTMKYNPKACEAAANLPELTEVHPLWPQLRGGGLLTQGSLAILYNTERLLSEATGLAEFTLQPMAGAHGELTGVMMMAAYHKDRGNPEKDHIIIPDSAHGTNPASAQVAGYKVVTVPSDENGVMDFDLFMAALNEKTAGVMLTSPNTLGVFNPRIKDICDAVHEVDGLMYYDGANFNAIMGRYKPGDMGFDICHLNLHKSFATPHGGGGPGAGPVGVVEKLRPFLPISRVEKTKDGTYALNYDEPKSIGYIAPFYGNFGIIARAYAYILSLGRDGMLGTSNRAVLNANYLQEKLRPLFGVEYKGRCMHEFVFSGEVLKQYGLHTLDLAKGMIDRGIHPPTVYFPLNVPEAIMVEPTESEDRDTLDHFVEVMEELFELAKTNPEQLHQAPVSTPVGRLDEVKAARDMRLSYT encoded by the coding sequence ATGAAACTGATCTATGAAAAATCATCGCCGGGGCGTCCCGGGGTGCAAATGTCCTCGATCAAAATTACGGCAAACGAGGAGATCCCCTCCAACTATCTGCGGAGCAAGCCGGCCGAGCTACCGGAGGTTTCGGAGGCCGAGGTGGTGCGCCACTTCACGGCGCTCTCCCGCCTGAACTTTTCGGTCGACACCCATTTTTATCCGCTGGGTTCGTGCACGATGAAATACAACCCGAAGGCGTGCGAGGCGGCGGCCAACCTACCGGAGTTGACCGAGGTGCATCCGCTCTGGCCGCAGCTGCGCGGCGGGGGACTGCTGACCCAGGGGTCGCTGGCCATCCTGTACAACACGGAACGCCTGCTCTCGGAGGCGACCGGCCTGGCCGAGTTCACGCTCCAGCCCATGGCCGGCGCGCATGGCGAGCTGACCGGCGTGATGATGATGGCCGCCTACCACAAGGATCGTGGCAACCCGGAAAAGGATCACATCATCATTCCCGACTCGGCACACGGAACCAATCCGGCCAGCGCCCAGGTGGCGGGCTACAAGGTGGTGACGGTGCCGTCCGATGAAAACGGCGTGATGGATTTCGACCTCTTCATGGCGGCCCTCAACGAAAAGACCGCCGGTGTGATGCTCACCAGCCCGAACACGCTCGGCGTGTTCAATCCGCGCATCAAGGACATCTGCGATGCCGTGCACGAGGTGGATGGGCTGATGTATTACGACGGCGCCAACTTCAACGCCATCATGGGGCGCTACAAGCCTGGCGACATGGGCTTCGACATCTGCCACCTCAACCTGCACAAGTCGTTCGCAACGCCCCATGGCGGGGGCGGCCCCGGTGCCGGCCCGGTCGGGGTGGTGGAAAAGCTGCGCCCGTTCCTGCCGATCTCCCGCGTCGAGAAAACCAAGGACGGCACCTATGCGCTGAACTACGACGAGCCCAAGAGCATCGGCTACATCGCCCCGTTCTACGGCAACTTTGGCATCATTGCCCGCGCCTATGCCTATATCCTGTCGCTCGGCCGCGACGGCATGCTGGGCACCAGCAACCGCGCCGTGCTCAACGCCAACTATCTGCAGGAAAAGCTCCGCCCGTTGTTCGGCGTCGAATACAAAGGCCGCTGCATGCACGAGTTTGTCTTTTCCGGCGAAGTCCTCAAGCAATACGGCCTGCATACCCTCGACCTCGCCAAGGGGATGATCGACCGCGGCATCCATCCGCCGACCGTCTATTTCCCTCTCAACGTTCCCGAGGCCATCATGGTGGAGCCGACCGAAAGCGAAGACCGCGATACGCTCGATCATTTCGTTGAAGTGATGGAGGAATTGTTCGAATTGGCAAAAACCAACCCCGAACAACTGCACCAAGCTCCGGTTTCCACCCCGGTTGGCCGGTTGGACGAGGTTAAAGCCGCCCGCGATATGCGCTTAAGTTATACGTGA
- a CDS encoding histidine phosphatase family protein, producing the protein MQKEVLKNRYYAFRHGESLANVEGIIVSDPAVGTLKYGLSETGRRQVRESIGKADEFDDQTLVVSSDFKRTAETAEIVREVLGAAPVVFDTRLRERFFGGWEGASHENYSQAWKKDAYDPDQVFNGAESTRSVRERMWAVVEALEKAHSNRKIILVSHGDPLMLLNTAFEGMDARRHRSLPYFKTAGWRLLNP; encoded by the coding sequence ATGCAAAAGGAAGTGCTTAAAAACAGATATTACGCCTTTCGCCATGGCGAGAGCCTGGCAAACGTGGAAGGGATCATCGTGAGTGATCCTGCCGTTGGAACCCTCAAGTATGGCCTTTCCGAGACGGGGCGGCGGCAGGTGCGCGAAAGCATTGGGAAGGCCGATGAATTCGATGACCAAACCTTGGTGGTTTCCTCCGACTTCAAGCGCACCGCCGAAACGGCCGAGATTGTCCGCGAAGTCCTGGGCGCCGCGCCGGTCGTGTTCGACACGCGGTTGCGCGAACGTTTTTTCGGAGGATGGGAAGGCGCCTCGCATGAAAACTATTCACAGGCCTGGAAAAAGGACGCCTACGATCCGGACCAGGTTTTCAACGGTGCGGAAAGCACCCGTTCGGTAAGGGAGCGCATGTGGGCGGTTGTCGAGGCGCTGGAGAAGGCCCATTCCAACCGTAAAATCATATTGGTCTCGCATGGCGATCCGTTGATGTTGCTGAACACGGCCTTCGAAGGAATGGATGCGCGGCGGCATCGCTCCCTTCCCTACTTCAAGACCGCCGGTTGGCGGCTGCTCAACCCATGA
- a CDS encoding metalloregulator ArsR/SmtB family transcription factor, with protein MAELHPTLWRTCRVIASETRLRLLWLLFRFGEVSVGELAALVSLSQPNASIQLRALQSRGLICSCRDGRFVRYFAEANLAVEHASDLLEGLRCCHADGISFAAIIKDSTAFTHSRRIDIVRALALENGGMPFARLSVVAQVPPASLLRHLNKLVDRRCAKIRGETVLPGEPKSDFGRLLLHIACDGVSL; from the coding sequence ATGGCGGAATTACATCCAACGTTGTGGAGAACGTGCAGGGTCATCGCCAGTGAAACGCGTCTGCGGTTGCTTTGGTTGCTGTTTCGGTTTGGCGAAGTGTCGGTTGGCGAATTGGCCGCCTTGGTTTCCTTAAGCCAGCCGAACGCCAGTATTCAACTTCGGGCGCTTCAGTCCAGGGGATTGATTTGCTCCTGCAGGGATGGGCGCTTTGTTCGCTACTTTGCAGAGGCGAACCTTGCCGTGGAACATGCCTCGGATTTGCTTGAAGGATTGAGGTGTTGCCATGCGGATGGGATTTCGTTCGCGGCAATCATTAAAGATTCAACGGCATTCACCCATTCACGGCGCATTGACATTGTGCGTGCGCTTGCGCTGGAGAATGGCGGTATGCCGTTTGCTCGCTTGTCGGTTGTTGCACAGGTTCCTCCTGCATCGCTTTTACGGCATTTGAACAAGTTGGTTGATCGCAGGTGCGCAAAGATTCGCGGCGAAACGGTGTTGCCGGGAGAGCCGAAAAGTGATTTCGGGAGGTTGTTGCTACACATTGCCTGCGATGGTGTCAGCCTTTGA